In the genome of Croceimicrobium hydrocarbonivorans, one region contains:
- the paaB gene encoding 1,2-phenylacetyl-CoA epoxidase subunit PaaB — MSSKDNWKIWEIFIRSRNGLSHKHVGSLHAPDAEMAIKNARDVYTRRSEGVSIWVVPSEAITASSPDEAEPLFTPSDDKVYRHPTFYEIPDEVGHM; from the coding sequence ATGAGTAGCAAAGACAATTGGAAAATTTGGGAGATTTTTATTCGCTCCCGAAACGGATTGAGCCACAAACATGTGGGTAGTTTACACGCTCCTGATGCCGAAATGGCCATCAAGAATGCTCGCGATGTATATACGCGTCGCAGCGAAGGAGTTAGCATTTGGGTAGTACCCTCGGAAGCAATAACTGCCTCTTCACCAGATGAAGCAGAACCCTTATTCACCCCTTCGGATGACAAAGTTTATCGTCATCCTACTTTTTATGAAATTCCGGATGAGGTAGGTCATATGTAG
- the paaA gene encoding 1,2-phenylacetyl-CoA epoxidase subunit PaaA has translation MTKEMNLEERFQAYVDGENKVEPKDWMPEKYRKTLIRQISQHAHSEVVGMLPEANWITRAPSLRRKVALLAKVQDEAGHGLYLYSAAETLGADRMDMVDDLLTGKAKYSSIFNYPTPTWADIGAIGWLVDGAAIANQVMLCRTSYGPYSRAMVRICKEESFHQRQGYEILMTLAQGTPEQKQMAQDALNRWWWPSLMMFGPTDDNSPNSAQSMKWKIKRKSNDELRQEFIDKTIPQAEYLGLTVPDPDLKWNEERGHYDFGTIDWAEFYQVIKGNGKCNKQRLRARQEAHAKGEWVREAANAYAEKQAARKAKEGSAA, from the coding sequence ATGACCAAAGAAATGAATTTGGAGGAGCGCTTTCAGGCCTATGTTGACGGAGAGAACAAGGTGGAGCCGAAAGACTGGATGCCGGAAAAGTACCGGAAGACCCTAATTCGACAGATTTCACAGCATGCGCATTCGGAAGTAGTCGGAATGTTGCCTGAAGCCAATTGGATTACCCGCGCACCATCTTTGCGCCGTAAAGTAGCTTTATTGGCAAAAGTGCAAGATGAAGCAGGTCACGGATTATACCTCTATAGCGCCGCCGAAACTTTAGGAGCCGACCGTATGGATATGGTTGATGATCTCTTGACCGGAAAGGCAAAATACTCGAGTATATTCAATTATCCCACTCCAACCTGGGCCGATATAGGTGCCATTGGCTGGCTGGTAGATGGAGCGGCCATTGCCAATCAGGTAATGTTATGCCGTACTTCTTATGGTCCTTACAGCCGCGCTATGGTGCGGATTTGTAAAGAGGAAAGTTTCCACCAACGCCAGGGATATGAAATCCTTATGACCTTGGCTCAAGGCACGCCCGAGCAAAAGCAAATGGCTCAAGATGCCTTAAATCGCTGGTGGTGGCCATCCTTAATGATGTTCGGGCCCACTGATGACAATTCTCCCAACTCTGCGCAATCCATGAAATGGAAGATTAAGCGTAAGAGTAATGATGAGTTGCGTCAGGAGTTCATCGATAAAACCATTCCACAAGCTGAGTATTTAGGACTTACTGTTCCGGATCCGGATTTGAAATGGAATGAGGAGCGCGGTCATTATGACTTCGGGACTATCGACTGGGCAGAGTTCTACCAGGTGATTAAGGGAAATGGTAAATGCAATAAGCAGCGTTTGCGTGCTCGCCAAGAAGCTCATGCCAAAGGAGAATGGGTTCGCGAAGCCGCTAATGCCTATGCTGAAAAGCAAGCCGCACGCAAAGCCAAAGAAGGCAGCGCAGCCTAA
- the paaC gene encoding 1,2-phenylacetyl-CoA epoxidase subunit PaaC: MKAQLLEYTLRLGDNALILGQRLGEWCGHGPILEQDIALSNIALDQLGQARMLMQYAAEQKGGDYTEDKMAFLRPETEYHNCLLVELENGDWGKTIVRQFLFDTYNYFFYSALLNSTDNRLKEIAHKAIKEITYHAQWSAEWVIRLGDGTEESHQRAQTALNDLWEWTGELFSMDAIDEALLAEGIAVNLTDIKVQWDQKVNEILSLATLERPEDGWMQSGGKQGEHSEYLGYVLAVMQHLPRMYPEATW; this comes from the coding sequence TTGAAAGCACAATTATTAGAATATACCCTCCGTTTGGGCGATAATGCCTTAATCCTTGGACAGCGATTAGGGGAGTGGTGTGGGCATGGTCCTATCCTTGAGCAAGATATCGCTCTTTCCAATATTGCCCTGGACCAATTAGGGCAGGCCCGCATGTTAATGCAATATGCAGCGGAGCAAAAAGGAGGCGATTATACGGAAGATAAGATGGCCTTTCTCCGTCCCGAAACCGAATACCATAATTGCTTATTGGTAGAGTTGGAAAATGGAGATTGGGGTAAGACTATTGTGCGTCAGTTTTTATTTGATACCTACAATTACTTTTTCTATTCAGCTCTTTTGAATAGTACCGATAATCGCTTGAAAGAAATTGCTCACAAAGCGATTAAGGAAATTACCTACCATGCACAGTGGAGTGCAGAATGGGTGATTCGATTGGGCGATGGCACCGAAGAAAGTCATCAGCGTGCGCAAACTGCCTTAAATGATCTTTGGGAGTGGACCGGCGAGTTGTTTAGCATGGATGCCATTGACGAAGCTTTGTTGGCCGAAGGAATTGCAGTGAATCTTACTGATATTAAAGTGCAGTGGGATCAAAAAGTAAATGAAATTCTCAGTCTTGCGACTTTGGAACGCCCTGAAGATGGTTGGATGCAAAGTGGTGGTAAGCAAGGAGAGCATAGCGAATATTTAGGTTATGTATTAGCTGTTATGCAGCATTTGCCACGCATGTACCCCGAGGCTACTTGGTAG
- the paaD gene encoding 1,2-phenylacetyl-CoA epoxidase subunit PaaD, which translates to MTEAIWKILKNVADPEIPVLTVVDMGVVREVEVEDQKVIVSITPTYSGCPAMNEIESNIQWALEEAGYNEVEIKTLISPPWTTDWMTDEGKAKLQEYGIAPPEGSSADKSVLFGEAKKVMCPRCKSRNTTMVSQFGSTACKALYKCEDCKEPFDYFKCL; encoded by the coding sequence ATGACAGAAGCTATCTGGAAAATTCTCAAAAACGTTGCAGACCCGGAGATTCCGGTACTTACTGTAGTGGATATGGGTGTAGTTCGAGAAGTGGAAGTCGAGGATCAGAAGGTCATTGTTAGCATTACGCCTACCTATTCTGGCTGTCCGGCCATGAATGAAATCGAAAGCAATATCCAATGGGCCTTGGAAGAGGCGGGTTATAATGAGGTGGAAATCAAAACCTTAATATCACCCCCCTGGACCACCGATTGGATGACAGATGAGGGTAAAGCCAAGCTTCAAGAATATGGCATTGCACCTCCGGAAGGCAGCTCTGCCGACAAGTCTGTCTTATTTGGAGAGGCCAAAAAAGTAATGTGCCCTCGCTGCAAATCGCGCAATACCACTATGGTTTCTCAATTTGGCTCAACCGCCTGCAAAGCGCTTTACAAGTGCGAAGACTGCAAAGAGCCTTTCGACTACTTTAAGTGTTTGTAA
- a CDS encoding GNAT family N-acetyltransferase codes for MIWSTKNWEQLTTRELFEAYKLRTDVFVVEQGCPYPEVDEHDLQSRHLFAWEGTELIAYARICPPNTVYPEASLGRIVLAKENRNKGIGRELVSRALADLKKQWPEAPVKIQAQQYLESFYTSFGFETIGESYPDVMVMHVDMKLKED; via the coding sequence ATGATTTGGTCTACTAAGAATTGGGAACAGCTGACTACCCGAGAACTTTTTGAAGCCTATAAACTGCGTACAGATGTGTTTGTAGTGGAACAAGGCTGCCCCTATCCGGAGGTAGATGAGCACGATCTCCAGAGTCGACATCTTTTTGCATGGGAGGGGACGGAGCTTATTGCCTATGCCCGTATTTGTCCACCCAATACCGTTTATCCAGAAGCCAGTTTAGGCCGAATCGTATTGGCCAAAGAAAATCGCAATAAAGGGATTGGCCGTGAACTGGTAAGCAGGGCTTTGGCCGATTTAAAAAAGCAATGGCCCGAAGCACCTGTAAAAATACAGGCCCAACAATACCTGGAAAGCTTTTATACTTCCTTTGGTTTTGAAACCATAGGAGAATCCTATCCAGACGTGATGGTAATGCACGTGGATATGAAATTAAAAGAGGATTAA
- the paaE gene encoding 1,2-phenylacetyl-CoA epoxidase subunit PaaE, translating into MLNFFKKVKKAPSSLFSAEKKHSRPTLHDLTVLDICRETPDCVSVAFEVPAELSEIYHFKPGQYLTLEAKIDGEAVRRSYSLCSSPFDGELRVAIKEVEGGKFSTWANQKLTVGTQMRVMTPEGNFTASIDPREKHNYVGFAAGSGITPVYSILKSVLENEPESTFTLFYGNKSAQSVIFKEQIEALKNQYMNRLEVHHVLSREDQGTDYLKGRIDALKCKVFAERFFDISEVDGYFLCGPEAMINGVSEELQSLGADKSRIHYELFNTPAQSLAGKTKVSSQEKSAKLDSKITVILDGDETHFDLNSDGDCILDAALDAGADVPYACKGAVCCTCRAKVIEGEVEMEMNYALEDDEVEDGYVLTCQSHPRTEKVVVSFDD; encoded by the coding sequence ATGCTTAACTTTTTCAAAAAGGTCAAAAAGGCTCCTTCCTCTTTATTTAGCGCAGAGAAAAAACACAGCCGACCTACTTTACACGATTTAACAGTATTAGATATATGTCGGGAAACCCCCGACTGCGTTTCCGTTGCTTTTGAAGTTCCCGCTGAATTAAGCGAGATCTACCACTTCAAGCCAGGACAATACCTCACTCTCGAAGCTAAGATCGATGGCGAAGCCGTTCGTCGCTCCTACTCTTTATGTTCTAGCCCTTTTGATGGTGAGCTAAGAGTTGCCATTAAAGAAGTGGAAGGGGGTAAATTCAGCACCTGGGCCAACCAAAAGCTTACGGTAGGCACCCAAATGCGCGTAATGACTCCGGAAGGAAATTTCACCGCGAGTATTGACCCTCGTGAAAAACACAATTATGTGGGTTTCGCTGCCGGATCCGGAATTACTCCCGTTTACAGCATTTTGAAATCGGTATTGGAAAATGAGCCCGAGTCTACCTTCACCCTATTTTACGGGAATAAATCGGCCCAATCCGTAATTTTTAAAGAGCAAATCGAAGCGCTGAAAAATCAGTACATGAACCGTTTGGAAGTGCATCATGTATTGAGCCGCGAAGATCAGGGTACCGATTACTTAAAAGGACGTATCGACGCTTTAAAATGTAAAGTTTTTGCGGAGCGATTTTTTGATATTTCTGAAGTAGATGGCTATTTCCTATGTGGCCCTGAGGCCATGATTAATGGAGTTAGCGAAGAGCTACAGAGCTTGGGCGCTGATAAGAGCCGCATCCACTACGAACTCTTTAATACTCCAGCCCAAAGTCTGGCCGGAAAAACCAAGGTTAGCAGCCAAGAAAAAAGCGCTAAGCTGGATTCTAAAATCACCGTGATTCTGGATGGTGATGAAACACATTTCGACCTCAATAGCGATGGCGATTGCATCCTTGATGCTGCATTAGACGCTGGTGCCGATGTTCCTTATGCCTGCAAAGGAGCGGTTTGCTGTACCTGTCGCGCTAAGGTGATTGAAGGCGAAGTGGAGATGGAAATGAACTACGCCCTTGAAGATGATGAGGTGGAAGACGGCTATGTACTTACTTGCCAAAGTCACCCTCGCACCGAAAAGGTGGTTGTTAGCTTCGACGATTAA